Proteins encoded together in one Streptomyces sp. NBC_01216 window:
- a CDS encoding NPCBM/NEW2 domain-containing protein, which yields MAAAVGIDLATASPAAALQNSLARTPQMGFNNWNSTHCRADFDEAMVKDIADLFLSQGLKQAGYTYVNLDDCWALPNRDARGDLVADPVRFPHGIKALADYVHSKGLKFGIYSSAGTRTCDRNGFPGGLGHEQQDANLWASWGVDYLKYDNCNNEQLDAETRYRAMGDALRATGRPILYGICDWGGSTPWTWAGDVGNSWRTTGDISDNWQSMIAIAHRNQPLAAYAGPHSWNDPDMLEVGNGGMTDTEYRTHFSLWAQMAAPLLIGTDLREATPATYEILKNADVIAVDQDPLGRQGTVLSDAGGLVVMSKPLADGSRSLTLTNETDTARTISTTATAAGIGGARSYEVKDLWSREVTTSRGTISATVPSHGTAMFRVTPTSRTALPAGVFDLGDLAWTKADNGSGPVERDHSNGGRAPGDGRPLTVNGVVYRKGLGVRAGSDISYHLGGTCRRLTVDVGVDDEVSTGRVRFRVYRDRTLVADSGPRTAAQPALRLTADMTGGRKLRIVATSPGGKRTGHGDWGNPRLACGNGPVPGTHALSGLDWTSATNGWGPVERDRSNGETKAGDGGALTVGGTVYAQGLGVNAPSTLTYYLGGTCTGLTTDVGIDDEVGARGSAVFRIHVDGREVAASGRLTGEDGSVRLTAPLTGAYELTLQVTDGGDGNSYDHADWGAPRLTCF from the coding sequence ATGGCCGCCGCCGTCGGTATCGACCTGGCGACCGCCTCCCCGGCCGCCGCGCTCCAGAACTCGCTGGCCCGCACGCCCCAGATGGGCTTCAACAACTGGAACTCCACGCACTGCCGCGCGGACTTCGACGAGGCGATGGTGAAGGACATCGCGGACCTGTTCCTCTCACAGGGCCTGAAACAGGCCGGCTACACCTACGTCAACCTCGATGACTGCTGGGCGCTGCCGAACCGTGACGCCCGCGGCGATCTCGTCGCCGACCCTGTGCGGTTCCCCCACGGCATCAAGGCGCTGGCCGACTACGTCCATTCCAAGGGCCTGAAATTCGGGATCTACTCCAGCGCCGGCACCCGGACCTGCGACCGCAACGGCTTCCCCGGCGGACTCGGACACGAACAGCAGGACGCCAACCTCTGGGCGTCCTGGGGCGTCGACTACCTCAAGTACGACAACTGCAACAACGAACAGCTCGACGCCGAGACGCGCTACCGGGCCATGGGCGACGCCCTCAGGGCCACCGGACGCCCCATCCTCTACGGCATCTGTGACTGGGGTGGAAGCACGCCCTGGACCTGGGCCGGCGACGTCGGCAACTCCTGGCGCACCACGGGTGACATCTCCGACAACTGGCAGAGCATGATCGCCATCGCTCACCGGAACCAGCCCCTCGCCGCCTATGCCGGCCCCCACTCCTGGAACGACCCCGACATGCTGGAGGTCGGCAACGGGGGCATGACCGACACTGAGTACCGCACCCACTTCAGTCTCTGGGCCCAGATGGCGGCGCCGCTCCTGATCGGCACCGACCTGCGCGAGGCGACCCCGGCCACCTACGAGATCCTCAAGAACGCCGACGTCATCGCCGTCGACCAGGACCCGCTCGGCCGGCAGGGCACCGTCCTCTCCGACGCCGGCGGCCTGGTGGTCATGAGCAAACCGCTCGCCGACGGCAGTCGCTCTCTCACCCTCACCAACGAGACCGACACGGCGCGGACCATCTCCACCACAGCCACCGCGGCGGGAATCGGCGGGGCCAGGTCGTACGAGGTGAAGGACCTGTGGTCCAGGGAGGTCACCACCTCCCGCGGCACCATCAGCGCCACGGTGCCCTCCCACGGCACCGCGATGTTCCGGGTCACCCCGACGTCACGCACCGCCCTGCCCGCCGGGGTCTTCGACCTCGGCGACCTCGCCTGGACGAAGGCGGACAACGGCAGCGGCCCGGTGGAACGCGACCACAGCAACGGCGGGCGGGCCCCCGGCGACGGCAGGCCGCTCACCGTCAACGGCGTCGTGTACCGCAAGGGCCTGGGTGTACGGGCCGGTTCGGACATCTCCTACCACCTCGGCGGCACCTGTCGCAGGCTCACCGTGGACGTCGGTGTCGACGACGAGGTGTCCACCGGACGGGTGCGCTTTCGCGTCTACCGCGACAGGACGCTGGTCGCGGACAGCGGACCGCGCACCGCCGCCCAGCCCGCGCTGCGCCTGACCGCGGACATGACAGGCGGCAGGAAACTGCGCATCGTCGCCACCTCCCCCGGCGGAAAGCGCACCGGCCACGGCGACTGGGGCAACCCCCGGCTCGCCTGTGGCAACGGACCGGTCCCCGGCACGCACGCCCTGAGCGGCCTGGACTGGACCTCCGCGACCAACGGCTGGGGGCCGGTCGAGCGGGACCGGAGCAACGGGGAGACGAAGGCCGGCGACGGCGGTGCGCTGACCGTCGGCGGCACCGTCTACGCCCAGGGCCTCGGCGTCAACGCCCCCTCCACCCTCACCTACTACCTCGGCGGCACGTGCACCGGCCTGACCACCGACGTCGGCATCGACGACGAGGTCGGCGCGAGGGGCTCGGCCGTGTTCCGGATCCACGTGGACGGCCGTGAAGTCGCCGCCAGCGGCCGGCTCACCGGCGAAGACGGTTCCGTCCGGCTGACCGCCCCGCTCACCGGCGCGTACGAACTCACCCTCCAGGTCACCGACGGCGGTGACGGAAACTCATACGACCACGCAGACTGGGGAGCGCCCCGCCTCACCTGCTTCTGA
- a CDS encoding beta-galactosidase — translation MPGTNPRVMTALLMSAALAAGCLAGTAAPGSAPAAVAAVTAVSADPALAHDVGYDGYSLMIDGRRTFIWAGEFHYFRLPSPDLWRDVLQKMKAGGFNAVSLYFDWAYHSPSKGVYDFTGVRDVDELLDIADEVGLYVIARPGPYIQAEVDSGGFPAWLGVEPGRGKSTDPDYLAAVDEWFDRINPILARHQLENGTGSVIAYQVENEFYHYTEADRAYVAHLRDKARADGITVPLTGNHIHFNANPANYASYNEGTGALDIDGVDKYPLGFDCEDPDWKPVQDDMAGYRRPGKPLYLPEFQGGSITYWGGSDGDTCREKMGADFASVFYKNNIAAGATLQSLYMLYGGTNWGRQAVSGTYTSYDYGAAITEPRQLTDRYRQNKLIGYFLQSVSPLAKTDAAPAATLTDPAVTGTVRVNPDTATRFHVLRHTDSTSAATAATHMELTTSGRGSGYTHDDSDTDRLRYTGGWRHVGDEMSYTAGEFLRTESFSNRAGDSLTVPFTGTAVRWIGSLAANHGIADVYVDGVRTASVDTYGRPEAKDRVLFAKDGLSPGDHQLKIVVTGAHNPAAIGSFVSVDAVDATGSRAYTTVPQKAGTSITLAGRDSKILVADYRLGDTRLQYSTSEIMTHAQIGGRDVAVLYGRHGQDGETVLSLPRRPAVQVLAGDVAHTWDTATGDLRLNYTHTGLSRVLVTGGPRPLLLLLGDDRNAETFWRAQTANGPVLVHGGDLLRTATARSGGLDLTGDSSSAQPVEVYANGSAPITWNGAPLATRPGPGGSAAGRLPGPAPVTLPALTGWKHRAGSPEAQPGFDDAAWKVADKTTSHSITKPATLPVLFCDDYGFHYGDVWYRGRFKAGEGTGVDGVTLFAQTGGGGVFSVWLNGTFLGSAGAGPRKFAFPHGVLRTSGDNVVSVLVSNNGHNQNPGTNDYHKEARGLTGAFVSGSPVPTVTWRIQGARGGEGLVDTARGPMNTGGLYGERAGWTLPGFPDGDWSTTGPATRDATPGVSWYRTTAALDLPAGQDTSVGLKIVDDPGRRYRALIYVNGWLLGTYINHRGPQHVFPLPNGILAPHGENTIAIAVGNEDGAGGGLGTVTLENLGTTLSPLDPEPVAGPGYDAATYGMPGERTAALVLDAPDTAAASGTVGVSATFSVPVGRRDVSDVGLGLDLPPGWTAEAVGAVTAAHLAAGDSLTATWNVTAPGGTLPGVTRFTADATYRQEGSTGGRLSDTRIVANPADGLRAPTSDTHVSTLPFLVERNGYGPVERDTSNGGDRAHDGRPLRIGGVPYARGLGAHATSEVLIYLGRRCTRFTATVGVDDEVGDNGSVIFKVWTDSTFRTATPKLVGGQVAATVDVDTTGAELLRLRVEDSDGSIGSDHADWADARVWCS, via the coding sequence ATGCCCGGAACCAACCCCAGGGTGATGACCGCCCTGCTGATGAGCGCGGCCCTGGCCGCCGGCTGCCTCGCGGGCACCGCGGCCCCCGGGTCCGCCCCGGCCGCGGTCGCCGCGGTCACCGCCGTGTCGGCGGACCCGGCCCTCGCCCACGACGTCGGCTACGACGGCTACTCGCTCATGATCGACGGTCGTCGCACCTTCATCTGGGCGGGCGAGTTCCACTACTTCCGCCTCCCCAGCCCAGACCTGTGGCGGGACGTGCTGCAGAAGATGAAGGCCGGCGGATTCAACGCCGTCTCCCTCTACTTCGACTGGGCGTACCACTCGCCCTCGAAGGGCGTATACGACTTCACCGGTGTCCGCGACGTCGACGAGTTGCTCGACATCGCGGATGAGGTCGGCCTGTACGTCATCGCCCGGCCCGGACCCTACATCCAGGCGGAAGTCGACAGCGGCGGATTCCCCGCGTGGTTGGGCGTCGAGCCGGGGCGCGGCAAGAGCACCGACCCGGACTACCTGGCAGCCGTCGACGAGTGGTTCGACCGGATCAACCCGATCCTGGCCCGCCACCAGCTGGAGAACGGCACCGGCTCCGTCATCGCCTACCAGGTCGAGAACGAGTTCTACCACTACACGGAAGCCGACCGCGCCTATGTGGCACACCTCCGCGACAAGGCCCGCGCCGACGGGATCACCGTGCCGCTGACCGGCAACCACATCCACTTCAACGCGAACCCGGCGAACTACGCGTCGTACAACGAGGGGACGGGTGCGCTCGACATCGACGGCGTCGACAAGTACCCGCTCGGGTTCGACTGCGAAGACCCGGACTGGAAGCCGGTCCAGGACGACATGGCCGGCTACCGCCGACCGGGCAAGCCGCTGTACCTCCCCGAGTTCCAGGGCGGCTCGATCACCTACTGGGGCGGCTCCGACGGCGACACCTGCCGCGAGAAGATGGGCGCCGACTTCGCCTCGGTCTTCTACAAGAACAACATCGCCGCCGGTGCCACCCTGCAGAGCCTCTACATGCTGTACGGCGGCACCAACTGGGGCCGCCAGGCCGTCTCGGGCACCTACACCTCGTACGACTACGGGGCCGCGATCACCGAGCCCCGGCAGCTCACCGACCGGTACCGGCAGAACAAGCTGATCGGCTACTTCCTACAGAGCGTCAGCCCTCTCGCCAAGACCGACGCCGCGCCGGCCGCCACGCTGACCGACCCGGCGGTCACCGGCACCGTCCGCGTCAACCCCGACACCGCCACCCGGTTCCACGTCCTGCGCCACACCGACTCCACCTCGGCCGCGACCGCCGCCACGCACATGGAGCTGACCACCAGCGGGCGGGGCTCGGGGTACACCCACGACGACAGCGACACCGACCGGCTCCGGTACACGGGAGGTTGGCGGCACGTCGGCGACGAGATGAGCTACACGGCGGGCGAGTTCCTGCGCACCGAATCCTTCTCGAACAGGGCCGGCGACAGCCTCACCGTGCCCTTCACCGGCACCGCCGTGCGCTGGATCGGTTCCCTCGCCGCCAACCACGGGATCGCCGACGTCTACGTCGACGGCGTCAGGACCGCCTCCGTCGACACCTACGGCAGGCCCGAGGCCAAGGACAGGGTGCTCTTCGCCAAGGACGGCCTCAGCCCCGGTGACCACCAGCTGAAGATCGTGGTCACCGGGGCGCACAACCCCGCGGCCATCGGCTCCTTCGTCTCCGTCGACGCCGTCGACGCGACCGGCAGCCGGGCGTACACGACCGTCCCGCAGAAGGCCGGGACCTCGATCACCCTCGCCGGGCGCGATTCCAAGATCCTCGTGGCCGACTACCGGCTCGGCGACACCCGGCTCCAGTACTCCACCTCCGAGATCATGACGCACGCACAGATCGGCGGACGCGACGTCGCCGTGCTCTACGGCAGGCACGGCCAGGACGGGGAGACCGTTCTCAGCCTTCCCCGACGGCCGGCCGTCCAGGTCCTGGCCGGGGACGTCGCGCACACCTGGGACACCGCCACCGGAGACCTGCGCCTGAACTACACCCACACCGGCCTCTCCCGGGTCCTGGTCACCGGCGGCCCCCGGCCCCTCCTGCTGCTGCTGGGCGACGACCGGAACGCCGAGACGTTCTGGCGGGCCCAGACCGCGAACGGACCCGTCCTCGTTCACGGCGGCGACCTGCTGCGCACGGCCACCGCGCGATCCGGCGGCCTCGACCTGACCGGCGACAGTTCCTCGGCCCAGCCCGTCGAGGTCTATGCGAACGGAAGCGCGCCGATCACCTGGAACGGAGCACCGCTGGCCACCCGGCCGGGCCCCGGCGGCTCCGCCGCCGGCAGGCTGCCCGGTCCGGCCCCGGTAACCCTCCCCGCGCTCACCGGATGGAAGCACCGGGCGGGTTCACCCGAGGCGCAGCCCGGGTTCGACGACGCCGCCTGGAAGGTGGCCGACAAGACCACGTCCCACAGCATCACCAAGCCGGCCACGCTCCCCGTGCTGTTCTGCGACGACTACGGTTTCCACTACGGCGACGTCTGGTACCGGGGCCGCTTCAAGGCGGGGGAGGGCACGGGTGTGGACGGCGTCACGCTCTTCGCGCAGACCGGTGGGGGCGGTGTCTTCTCGGTATGGCTGAACGGCACGTTCCTCGGCAGCGCCGGCGCCGGTCCCCGGAAGTTCGCCTTCCCGCACGGCGTGCTGAGGACATCGGGTGACAACGTGGTGTCCGTACTGGTCTCGAACAACGGTCACAACCAGAACCCGGGCACGAACGACTACCACAAGGAGGCCCGCGGTCTCACCGGAGCCTTCGTCAGCGGATCGCCCGTGCCCACCGTGACCTGGCGGATCCAGGGCGCCCGGGGCGGCGAGGGCCTCGTCGACACCGCGCGCGGCCCGATGAACACCGGCGGGCTGTACGGCGAGAGGGCCGGATGGACCCTGCCCGGGTTCCCGGACGGCGACTGGAGCACGACCGGACCCGCCACCCGCGACGCCACCCCCGGCGTCTCCTGGTACCGCACGACGGCCGCCCTCGACCTGCCCGCCGGTCAGGACACCTCCGTCGGACTGAAGATCGTCGACGATCCGGGCCGCAGGTACCGGGCGCTGATCTACGTCAACGGCTGGCTCCTCGGCACCTACATCAACCACAGGGGGCCGCAGCACGTCTTCCCGCTCCCCAACGGCATCCTGGCGCCCCACGGCGAGAACACCATCGCCATCGCCGTGGGGAACGAGGACGGGGCCGGCGGCGGCCTGGGCACGGTGACCCTGGAGAACCTCGGCACGACCCTCTCCCCGCTGGACCCCGAACCGGTCGCCGGCCCCGGCTACGACGCCGCGACCTACGGCATGCCGGGGGAGCGCACGGCCGCACTCGTCCTGGACGCCCCCGACACCGCCGCGGCCTCCGGCACCGTCGGCGTCTCCGCGACCTTCTCCGTGCCCGTCGGACGGCGGGACGTCTCCGACGTCGGACTCGGCCTGGACCTGCCGCCCGGCTGGACGGCTGAGGCCGTCGGCGCCGTCACCGCCGCACACCTCGCGGCGGGCGACTCGCTGACCGCCACGTGGAATGTCACCGCCCCCGGCGGGACGCTCCCGGGCGTCACCCGTTTCACCGCCGACGCCACCTACCGGCAGGAGGGAAGCACCGGCGGACGGCTGTCCGACACCAGGATCGTGGCCAACCCGGCGGACGGTCTGCGAGCACCCACGTCGGACACCCATGTCAGCACGCTGCCCTTCCTCGTCGAGAGGAACGGCTACGGACCGGTCGAGCGCGACACGAGCAACGGCGGCGACAGGGCCCACGACGGCCGGCCGCTGCGGATCGGCGGCGTCCCCTATGCCAGAGGGCTCGGTGCGCACGCCACCAGCGAGGTGCTGATCTATCTGGGCCGGCGGTGCACCCGCTTCACCGCGACCGTCGGTGTCGATGACGAGGTCGGGGACAACGGATCGGTGATCTTCAAGGTCTGGACCGACAGTACGTTCAGAACCGCCACACCGAAGCTCGTCGGTGGCCAGGTGGCGGCGACCGTCGACGTCGACACCACCGGAGCGGAACTCCTGCGGCTCCGTGTCGAGGACTCCGACGGGAGCATCGGATCCGACCACGCGGACTGGGCCGACGCCCGAGTGTGGTGCTCCTGA
- the hypE gene encoding hydrogenase expression/formation protein HypE codes for MSDTTLDITGWTCPAPLRDRPRIVMGHGGGGALSAELVEHLFAPAFGGELLSQMGDSATLTLGGARLAFSTDSYVVRPLFFPGGSIGDLAVNGTVNDLAMSGAEPAYLSCGFILEEGVEVAVVARVAEALGAAARAAGVEVATGDTKVVEAGHGDGIYLNTAGIGVVPDGVDLRPQRVRPGDVVIVSGEIGLHGVAIMSVREGLEFGVDIESDCAALGGLVRSMLAVTPDVHVLRDPTRGGLAASLNEIAAASGTGVVIEETKVPVPPAVANACAILGLDPLYVANEGKLVAFVPREQADAVLDALRAHPLGRHAAVIGEAVEAHPGLVVARTGFGGTRVVDLPLGEQLPRIC; via the coding sequence TTGTCTGACACCACACTCGACATCACCGGCTGGACGTGCCCGGCCCCGCTGCGCGACCGGCCCCGCATCGTGATGGGGCATGGTGGCGGCGGCGCGCTCTCAGCCGAACTGGTGGAGCACCTCTTCGCCCCGGCCTTCGGCGGCGAACTGCTCTCCCAGATGGGCGACTCCGCGACCCTCACCCTCGGCGGCGCCCGGCTGGCCTTCTCCACCGACTCGTACGTGGTCCGGCCGCTGTTCTTCCCGGGCGGCAGCATCGGCGACCTGGCGGTCAACGGGACGGTGAACGACCTGGCCATGAGCGGGGCCGAACCGGCCTACCTGTCCTGCGGGTTCATCCTCGAGGAGGGCGTCGAGGTCGCCGTGGTGGCCCGGGTCGCGGAGGCCCTCGGAGCCGCCGCGCGCGCCGCGGGCGTGGAGGTGGCCACCGGCGACACCAAGGTCGTCGAAGCCGGACACGGCGACGGGATCTACCTGAACACCGCGGGGATCGGTGTCGTCCCCGACGGCGTCGACCTGCGTCCCCAGCGGGTCCGACCGGGTGACGTCGTGATCGTCAGCGGCGAGATCGGCCTGCACGGAGTGGCGATCATGAGCGTCCGTGAGGGCCTGGAGTTCGGCGTGGACATCGAGAGCGACTGTGCCGCGCTCGGCGGACTCGTCAGGTCCATGCTCGCCGTCACCCCGGACGTCCATGTGCTGCGGGACCCGACCCGGGGCGGCCTGGCGGCCTCGTTGAACGAGATCGCGGCGGCCTCGGGGACCGGGGTGGTCATCGAGGAGACCAAGGTCCCGGTGCCGCCCGCGGTGGCGAACGCCTGCGCCATCCTCGGGCTGGACCCGCTGTACGTCGCGAACGAGGGCAAGCTGGTCGCCTTCGTCCCGCGCGAACAGGCCGACGCCGTGCTCGACGCGCTGCGCGCCCACCCACTGGGCCGCCACGCGGCCGTCATCGGCGAGGCGGTCGAGGCGCACCCGGGTCTCGTCGTGGCCCGTACCGGCTTCGGCGGGACACGGGTGGTCGACCTTCCCCTCGGCGAACAACTGCCGCGTATCTGCTGA
- a CDS encoding HypC/HybG/HupF family hydrogenase formation chaperone, which translates to MCLAVPGRVLEITDRDGTRMATVDFGGVKKDVCLEYLPDLRVGEYAIVHVGFALQRLDEESARKTLALFEELGLLQEEFADPWEQASEARQ; encoded by the coding sequence ATGTGCCTGGCGGTACCCGGCAGAGTGCTTGAGATCACGGACAGAGACGGAACCCGGATGGCCACCGTCGACTTCGGCGGAGTGAAGAAGGACGTGTGCCTCGAGTACCTCCCGGACCTCCGGGTCGGCGAGTACGCCATCGTCCACGTCGGCTTCGCGCTGCAGCGGCTGGACGAGGAGTCGGCCCGCAAGACACTCGCGCTCTTCGAGGAACTGGGCCTGCTCCAGGAAGAGTTCGCGGACCCGTGGGAGCAGGCGTCGGAGGCGCGGCAGTGA
- the hypD gene encoding hydrogenase formation protein HypD: MKYIDEFQNPDLARRLLDDIHATVTRPWALMEVCGGQTHTIIRHGIDQILPDRVELIHGPGCPVCVTPLEVIDKALEIASRPEVIFCSFGDMLRVPGTGRDLFQVRSEGGDVRVVYSPLDALRIARENPTREVVFFGIGFETTAPPNAMTVYQARKLGIVNFSLLVSHVRVPPAIEAIMRSPSCRVQGFLAAGHVCSVMGTGEYPELAARHQVPIVVTGFEPLDILEGVRRAVHLLERGEYTVHNAYERAVRPEGNPAALAMLEDVFEVTDRAWRGIGVIPDSGWRLSPAYREFDAEHRFSVTGIDTREPADCRSGEVLQGLLKPHECEAFGTRCTPRTPLGATMVSSEGACAAYYLYRRLGLTPAAASGAPTSREASPVV, from the coding sequence GTGAAGTACATCGACGAGTTCCAGAACCCCGACCTCGCCCGCCGGCTCCTCGACGACATCCACGCCACCGTCACGCGCCCCTGGGCCCTGATGGAGGTCTGCGGCGGCCAGACGCACACCATCATCCGTCACGGCATCGACCAGATCCTCCCGGACCGGGTGGAGCTGATCCACGGTCCCGGCTGCCCCGTGTGCGTCACCCCGCTGGAGGTCATCGACAAGGCACTGGAGATCGCTTCCCGCCCCGAGGTGATCTTCTGTTCCTTCGGCGACATGCTCCGGGTGCCCGGGACCGGCCGTGACCTGTTCCAGGTGCGTTCCGAGGGCGGCGACGTACGGGTCGTGTACTCCCCGCTCGACGCCTTGCGGATCGCCCGGGAGAACCCCACGCGTGAGGTGGTGTTCTTCGGGATCGGCTTCGAGACCACCGCCCCGCCGAACGCCATGACGGTGTACCAGGCGAGGAAGCTCGGCATCGTCAACTTCAGCCTGCTGGTGTCCCATGTCCGGGTCCCTCCGGCGATCGAGGCGATCATGCGCTCGCCGAGCTGCCGGGTGCAGGGTTTCCTGGCCGCCGGGCACGTCTGCAGTGTGATGGGGACGGGCGAGTACCCGGAGCTGGCGGCGCGCCACCAGGTGCCCATCGTGGTCACCGGCTTCGAGCCGCTCGACATCCTGGAAGGCGTACGGCGGGCGGTGCACCTGCTGGAACGGGGCGAGTACACCGTCCACAACGCCTACGAGCGCGCCGTGCGCCCCGAGGGCAACCCGGCCGCCCTCGCCATGCTGGAGGACGTCTTCGAGGTCACCGACCGAGCCTGGCGCGGCATCGGGGTGATTCCCGACAGCGGCTGGCGCCTGTCTCCGGCGTACCGGGAGTTCGACGCCGAGCACCGCTTCTCGGTGACCGGCATCGACACCCGCGAACCCGCCGACTGCCGCAGCGGGGAGGTGCTCCAGGGGCTGCTGAAGCCGCACGAGTGCGAGGCGTTCGGAACCCGCTGCACCCCGCGCACGCCACTCGGCGCCACCATGGTGTCCAGCGAGGGCGCCTGCGCCGCGTACTACCTCTACCGCCGGCTCGGCCTCACCCCCGCCGCGGCCTCCGGCGCCCCGACGTCCAGGGAGGCGAGCCCCGTTGTCTGA